In Micromonospora sp. LH3U1, one genomic interval encodes:
- the thrC gene encoding threonine synthase, with product MTSTLPASGIDTSASPARALVCRACSARYPLAAQHACYECFGPLEVDYDTAALATVTREQIEAGPKNIWRYAALLPAGQDPASRVTLDPGLTPLVAAPHLAAELGITAPLWVKDDSANPTHSFKDRVVSVALTAAKALGFTRFACASTGNLANSVAAHAARAGVPSVVFIPSDLEQGKVITTAVYGGELVAIDGSYDDVNRLCGELVETDEFEDTAFVNVNVRPYYAEGSKTLGYEVAEQLGWRIPAQVVIPMASGELLTKIDKAFSELVEIGLVEAPAGGWKVFGAQSAGCNPIAVALHADTDTITPVKPTGIAKSLNIGDPAAGLYALEAVRRTGGWMEYADDDEIRAGIRDLARTTGVFAETAGGVTVAVLRKLVESGRLDPTAETVVFNTGEGLKTIDAVAGQVGPTHHIKPSLRAARDAGLLG from the coding sequence ATGACGTCGACGCTCCCCGCCTCCGGCATCGACACCTCCGCCAGCCCCGCTCGCGCCCTGGTCTGCCGCGCCTGCTCGGCCCGCTACCCGCTCGCCGCCCAGCACGCCTGTTACGAGTGTTTCGGCCCGCTGGAGGTCGACTACGACACGGCCGCGCTGGCCACCGTCACCCGCGAGCAGATCGAGGCCGGCCCGAAGAACATCTGGCGGTACGCCGCGCTGCTCCCCGCCGGTCAGGACCCGGCCAGCCGGGTCACCCTCGACCCGGGGCTGACCCCGCTCGTGGCGGCCCCGCACCTCGCCGCCGAGCTGGGCATCACCGCGCCGCTCTGGGTCAAGGACGACAGCGCCAACCCCACCCACTCGTTCAAGGATCGGGTCGTCTCGGTGGCGCTCACCGCCGCGAAGGCGCTCGGCTTCACCCGGTTCGCCTGCGCGTCGACCGGCAACCTGGCCAACTCGGTGGCCGCGCACGCCGCCCGCGCCGGGGTGCCCTCGGTGGTCTTCATCCCCAGCGACCTCGAACAGGGCAAGGTCATCACCACCGCCGTCTACGGCGGCGAGCTGGTCGCCATCGACGGCTCCTACGACGACGTCAACCGGCTCTGTGGCGAGCTGGTGGAGACCGACGAATTCGAGGACACCGCCTTCGTCAACGTCAACGTCCGGCCGTACTACGCGGAGGGCTCCAAGACGCTCGGCTACGAGGTGGCCGAGCAGCTCGGCTGGCGGATCCCCGCGCAGGTGGTCATTCCGATGGCCAGCGGCGAGCTGCTCACCAAGATTGACAAGGCGTTCTCGGAGCTGGTGGAGATCGGCCTGGTCGAGGCGCCGGCCGGTGGTTGGAAGGTCTTCGGTGCGCAGTCGGCAGGCTGCAACCCGATCGCCGTCGCCCTGCACGCCGATACCGACACGATCACCCCGGTCAAGCCCACCGGCATCGCCAAGTCGCTCAACATCGGCGATCCGGCCGCCGGCCTCTACGCCCTGGAGGCGGTCCGCCGCACCGGTGGCTGGATGGAGTACGCCGACGACGACGAGATCCGCGCCGGCATCCGCGATCTGGCCCGCACCACCGGCGTCTTCGCCGAGACCGCCGGCGGGGTGACCGTGGCGGTGCTGCGCAAGCTGGTCGAGTCCGGTCGGCTCGACCCGACGGCGGAGACCGTCGTGTTCAACACCGGCGAAGGGCTGAAGACCATCGACGCGGTGGCTGGGCAGGTCGGCCCGACCCACCACATCAAGCCCTCGCTGCGCGCCGCCCGCGACGCCGGCCTCCTCGGCTGA